In one window of Amblyomma americanum isolate KBUSLIRL-KWMA chromosome 9, ASM5285725v1, whole genome shotgun sequence DNA:
- the LOC144103789 gene encoding uncharacterized protein LOC144103789, with product MNRSALDVQREKRSAITVDVAPAKGDIQTCHRDDKHKPSQYSNMLRSFALQARFYRLCGCFFVKDMFAKPPRYPRIVWLHWYSAYAAACFAFYLWFEIDVVTRDAIELSDTQRFFTKSLLVLLHVVVIVNASNNFLTMIFGCRGTLDFFAKAGRFEKEVNIPACKCCIQKHFLWSDVSATLMCVVYYVSYTMALFHQEQKVVHTDDQLNFREVVDRVCGFFAAVLFFAYDGACFMTLRHSAEVLERYVTFLKDKLGDCIGRNVLGCEVEAAKKVQAMRLHLCTVLELKHDINGIWQRSIVVSSVGILLVTCISLFTIITEGMKRTELWIAIGYSAFSCYEFLKLAKVSQSLSNAFQDIKNSCRRTITMERSIAYSLQVQHLHDSINPDDICLSGSDFFKINLGLLVSMAGSMITYTVILVQTSPDLEAALACPSDGIKTSTALPI from the exons ATGAACAGATCAGCGCTCGATGTCCAGCGAGAGAAGCGCTCGGCAATCACCGTTGATGTAGCGCCTGCCAAGGGTGACATCCAGACATGTCACCGAGATGACAAGCACAAACCATCACAATACAGCAACATGCTCCGAAGTTTCGCTCTTCAAGCACGCTTCTATCGCCTCTGCGGCTGCTTCTTCGTCAAGGACATGTTTGCCAAGCCTCCCAG ATATCCCAGGATCGTCTGGCTCCACTGGTACAGCGCTTACGCAGCAGCATGCTTCGCCTTCTATCTGTGGTTCGAGATCGACGTCGTCACCCGCGACGCGATTGAGCTCAGCGACACGCAGCGGTTCTTCACCAAGTCCCTTCTCGTCCTTCTTCACGTCGTTGTCATTGTCAACGCCAGCAATAATTTTCTGACAATGATCTTCGGTTGCCGCGGGACTCTCGACTTCTTCGCGAAAGCCGGACGTTTCGAGAAGGAAGTCAATATTCCGGCGTGTAAGTGCTGCATCCAGAAGCACTTCTTGTGGTCTGACGTGTCAGCAACACTGATGTGCGTCGTTTACTACGTAAGCTATACGATGGCGCTGTTTCACCAGGAACAGAAGGTGGTTCACACCGACGACCAGCTGAACTTTCGGGAGGTGGTCGACAGGGTATGCGGCTTCTTCGCTGCTGTGCTGTTCTTTGCGTACGACGGTGCCTGCTTTATGACCCTGCGACACTCGGCTGAGGTGCTGGAACGTTACGTGACCTTCTTGAAGGACAAGTTGGGAGACTGCATAGGCCGCAATGTTCTCGGCTGCGAAGTGGAGGCGGCGAAGAAAGTGCAAGCGATGAGGCTGCACCTGTGCACGGTCCTGGAACTCAAGCACGACATCAACGGTATCTGGCAGAGGTCCATTGTAGTGTCCAGTGTGGGAATTCTCTTAGTGACGTGTATCTCGCTGTTTACCATCATCACTGAAGGAATGAAGAGGACTGAGCTATGGATCGCCATCGGCTACTCGGCATTCTCTTGTTACGAGTTCCTCAAGCTGGCGAAAGTCAGCCAGTCACTGTCCAACGCT tTTCAAGATATCAAGAATTCGTGCCGAAGGACGATAACTATGGAGCGCAGCATTGCTTATAGCCTCCAG GTCCAGCACTTGCACGACAGCATTAACCCGGACGACATCTGCCTCAGTGGGagcgatttcttcaaaatcaacTTGGGACTGCTGGTTTCC